A single window of Blastocatellia bacterium DNA harbors:
- a CDS encoding uracil-DNA glycosylase — translation MSSSTDQLSLFETDSPKPNPIGTSSIKTSVNRSLGKTTLAAIRAEVGHCCGLCPQATQIVFGEGNPQAELMFIGEAPGAEEDATGRPFVGAAGKLLDKIISAIGFKREDVYITNVVKCRPPNNRKPTNDEMSACEPFLFNEIELVKPKLIVTLGATPLTCLLDIKEGITKIRGQFYDFQGIPVMPTFHPAFLLGVPEKKREVWEDMKQVMNKLKEIRKL, via the coding sequence ATGTCTTCATCAACCGACCAGCTATCACTATTTGAAACGGATTCTCCAAAACCTAACCCAATAGGCACATCATCCATAAAAACATCTGTAAATCGTTCTTTAGGTAAAACTACATTAGCTGCAATTCGTGCAGAAGTGGGCCATTGCTGTGGGCTATGTCCTCAAGCAACCCAAATAGTATTTGGCGAAGGTAATCCACAAGCAGAACTAATGTTTATTGGTGAAGCACCAGGAGCCGAAGAAGACGCAACTGGTCGGCCATTTGTTGGAGCAGCAGGAAAATTACTAGATAAAATTATTTCTGCTATAGGCTTTAAGCGCGAAGATGTCTATATAACCAATGTTGTTAAATGTCGTCCACCTAACAACCGTAAACCTACAAATGATGAAATGTCAGCTTGTGAGCCTTTTTTATTTAATGAAATAGAACTTGTTAAACCTAAACTTATTGTCACTCTAGGAGCAACTCCTCTTACTTGTTTGTTAGATATAAAAGAAGGTATTACCAAAATACGAGGCCAATTTTATGATTTCCAAGGCATTCCCGTAATGCCAACCTTTCATCCTGCTTTTCTTTTAGGTGTCCCTGAAAAAAAACGCGAAGTTTGGGAAGATATGAAACAAGTTATGAATAAATTAAAGGAAATAAGAAAACTCTAA
- a CDS encoding M20/M25/M40 family metallo-hydrolase, protein MKIFLSFFLLFFSLFSIKISIAQNPVQNPTVTANSSTSNNLKPYKLASAQELMEELCSVPLDNNERENFMVKLFIQAGAKETDIQRQAIDISENPIHNIYLVKPGQTKDVIVIGAHLDHVAVGQGVIDDWSGVCAVTNIYQAIKDIPTQHTIIFIGFTSEEKGLLGSKAYVRSLSEKTKALHKYMINLECLGLSESLIWVNGSDKELVDIAHSVAQKENLPLENHTLQGVGADSNSFRAANIPAITIDGLPVNKFSYIHSADDKCENVNQSFYYNSYRLAVNYLLELDKITTKNNE, encoded by the coding sequence ATGAAAATATTTCTTTCTTTTTTCTTATTGTTTTTTTCACTGTTTTCTATCAAAATTTCAATTGCTCAAAATCCTGTTCAAAATCCTACTGTAACAGCTAATTCTTCCACATCAAATAACTTAAAACCTTATAAATTAGCTTCTGCTCAAGAATTAATGGAAGAACTTTGTAGCGTCCCTCTTGATAATAACGAGCGAGAGAACTTTATGGTTAAACTCTTTATACAAGCAGGGGCAAAAGAAACCGACATCCAACGCCAAGCCATAGATATTTCCGAAAACCCAATTCATAATATTTACTTAGTCAAACCAGGACAAACTAAAGATGTTATTGTTATTGGCGCACATCTAGATCATGTTGCTGTTGGTCAAGGTGTCATAGATGATTGGTCAGGAGTTTGTGCTGTTACTAATATTTATCAAGCTATAAAAGATATTCCAACCCAACATACTATTATATTTATTGGGTTTACAAGCGAGGAAAAAGGTCTTCTTGGCTCAAAAGCTTATGTTCGATCTCTTTCAGAAAAAACCAAAGCACTACATAAATATATGATAAATTTAGAATGTCTGGGCCTTTCAGAATCTTTAATTTGGGTAAATGGCTCAGATAAAGAATTAGTAGACATAGCCCATAGCGTAGCTCAAAAAGAAAACCTACCTTTAGAAAATCATACCCTTCAAGGTGTTGGGGCTGATTCGAATTCATTTCGTGCTGCTAATATCCCTGCTATTACAATAGATGGCTTACCTGTTAACAAATTTTCTTATATACATTCAGCAGATGATAAATGTGAAAATGTAAACCAAAGTTTTTACTATAATTCTTATCGCTTAGCTGTAAATTATTTATTAGAATTAGACAAAATAACTACTAAAAACAATGAATAA
- a CDS encoding acyl-ACP desaturase, which produces MNPIFDINKFVEKSGPLNLSGVEWSKAKDYPLTESEIRCITYMLDVESYTVAYLRDLVNSSAIKQDKDMAEFIPCWAYEEGFHSRALQKFIDAAGVKLDPNYTPSYQRPERLFETLKDIGAAIISRILPDFTTVYLTWGAIQELTTLSGYRNVARKSQNKVLIDVLERIMRDEARHFGFYYNKAMLRLKDSPKAQKLTSLMVKNFWLPVGAGIKSDDDVAFIIAYAFGDEPGQKTVRHIDTTIARLPGLDWFNRMELYAKQSCQRYLDQAPWQIQPAT; this is translated from the coding sequence ATGAACCCCATTTTTGATATTAATAAATTTGTTGAAAAATCTGGCCCGCTAAATTTAAGCGGTGTTGAGTGGTCAAAAGCTAAAGATTATCCACTTACCGAATCAGAAATAAGATGTATTACCTATATGTTAGATGTAGAAAGTTATACTGTAGCTTATTTAAGAGATTTAGTTAATAGTAGTGCAATTAAACAAGATAAAGATATGGCAGAATTTATCCCTTGTTGGGCATATGAAGAAGGTTTTCATAGTCGAGCATTACAAAAGTTTATCGATGCAGCAGGTGTTAAACTTGATCCAAACTACACACCAAGCTATCAACGCCCAGAACGCCTATTTGAAACCTTAAAAGATATTGGAGCAGCTATTATTTCTCGTATCCTCCCTGATTTTACTACTGTTTACTTAACTTGGGGAGCAATTCAAGAATTAACCACCCTTAGTGGCTATAGAAATGTTGCCCGTAAAAGCCAAAATAAAGTATTAATAGATGTCCTAGAACGTATTATGCGCGATGAAGCAAGACATTTTGGTTTTTACTACAATAAAGCAATGCTCCGCTTAAAAGATTCTCCTAAAGCTCAAAAATTAACATCCTTGATGGTAAAAAACTTTTGGCTACCTGTTGGAGCAGGTATCAAAAGCGATGATGATGTTGCTTTTATTATTGCTTATGCTTTTGGAGATGAACCAGGCCAAAAAACAGTCCGTCATATTGATACAACCATTGCTCGATTGCCTGGACTAGATTGGTTTAATCGAATGGAACTTTATGCAAAACAAAGTTGTCAACGATATCTAGATCAAGCTCCCTGGCAAATACAACCTGCCACTTAA
- a CDS encoding NfeD family protein, whose protein sequence is MAAYLHLAYLFATVFGVGVMALDLLGVFVHTTDGATDSANDGSHVDDVSQADANHTNTDHSSDHGSANTNHLPILSILRYLRMFVYFCAGFGPLGLIAEFNGSSLIATLAWSLLGGITSTTLGLLMFRLQRKDLDSTVKTEDLFLGQAQVIVPITNGNMGKVRIHIGQSVAERYALAENSLESFHKDAMVEVIRVTDECVYVRPATTDHLVSKITKPKPTQQLQK, encoded by the coding sequence ATGGCAGCATATCTTCATCTAGCTTATCTTTTTGCTACAGTATTTGGCGTAGGAGTAATGGCTTTAGATCTATTAGGAGTATTTGTTCACACTACAGATGGAGCAACTGATTCAGCCAATGATGGCTCACACGTTGATGATGTTTCTCAAGCTGATGCCAATCATACAAATACTGACCACTCATCTGACCATGGTTCTGCTAATACTAATCACCTGCCTATTTTATCTATTTTAAGATACTTACGGATGTTTGTTTATTTTTGTGCTGGTTTTGGGCCTCTAGGTTTAATAGCTGAATTTAATGGCTCGTCCTTGATAGCAACTCTAGCTTGGTCACTTTTAGGAGGTATTACTAGCACCACCCTTGGATTACTTATGTTTAGACTTCAAAGAAAAGACCTAGATTCTACTGTTAAAACAGAAGATCTTTTCCTAGGTCAAGCTCAAGTAATAGTCCCTATTACTAACGGAAATATGGGTAAAGTACGCATTCATATTGGTCAATCTGTTGCTGAAAGATATGCCTTAGCAGAAAATTCCTTAGAATCATTTCATAAAGATGCTATGGTAGAAGTTATAAGAGTAACAGACGAATGCGTTTATGTTCGTCCTGCCACAACTGATCATCTCGTAAGTAAAATAACCAAACCAAAGCCAACTCAACAATTGCAAAAATAA
- a CDS encoding IPT/TIG domain-containing protein, with product MVSGLQRGYATITARMGSQSVSTFVIVTRVDNSNAIKVPGDTKVDAQGSIYLSDPISNVVYKKNNANAPAQVFAGRMGSRGRTDGERTQALFAGPTAIAVDNRSEGGTYVADTLNHSIRKIGFNDQVATILGNGSQGINNNDVTPFEQAAFNAPQGIAIDAGGNVYIVDTGNNAIYVANFDKKEVRLLAGQPGMAGKADGQGRAALFSRPTAISVQASNTSFFGSQQPVLLVADTGNGRIRSVSLDGKVRTVGPIAQTATQDIEPLVDNEFEFNEPTSISVDGVGNIYVVDKSGAKLITDNPNQRQMISLAQPGVSFGQAASVVVQGTQTFVLDSNARNDSEAVKVITIGAPQIINMTQDSDRLGGGTEIIVTGKNFAPESDVILGDKVVNAIIESSTRLRFTVPNQDAPGIRTLSIRTRGGVIQRPFRVFSDPFDGLPNGNITTFAGGIPFLGDGGNALEASLNRPEGIVIDGMGNTLVIDSSNHRIRSIDSAGVITTIAGNGVRGFSGDGGSALAASLNLPKSIAVDSSGNIFVADFGNSRIRRVDAITGVITTVAGNGTNGFSGDNGLATAASLRFPQGIAIDSLGNILIADTGNNRVRRVDAQTGMISTIAGTGSTTVTGDGGLASSAAIGAVEVIAVDAANNIFILGSAINRIRRIDATSRNINTVVGTGIKGFSGDGGPATNAQISSAEDFTVDIFGNIFIADSGNSRIRRVDARTGVITTVAGSGLFAFGGDGGSATNATLNIPKAIAVNGLGALFIADTGNNRVRQVSNGGIISTIAGNGTSSFTPRGAISDTRFDYPEAMTIDSNGVIYVADTFNNRIVLLDINRGVADTLAGDDDIDPNEEDDDFGNEFDEDDGDNDDDDSGDDDGDDDGDDGDDDGDDDGDDDGDDDGDDGGVR from the coding sequence ATGGTATCAGGGTTGCAACGAGGTTATGCAACAATTACAGCAAGAATGGGTAGTCAAAGTGTATCAACTTTTGTGATAGTCACTAGAGTAGATAATAGTAATGCTATAAAAGTACCAGGTGATACCAAAGTAGATGCCCAAGGTTCAATTTACTTAAGCGATCCTATATCTAATGTTGTTTATAAAAAAAATAATGCTAATGCACCAGCACAAGTTTTTGCTGGTCGTATGGGAAGTCGTGGAAGAACAGATGGAGAACGGACACAAGCCCTTTTTGCTGGCCCAACAGCAATTGCTGTAGATAATCGTTCAGAGGGTGGAACCTATGTTGCTGACACATTAAATCATAGTATTCGTAAAATTGGTTTTAATGATCAAGTAGCAACAATATTAGGAAATGGCAGCCAAGGAATTAATAACAATGATGTAACTCCATTTGAACAAGCTGCTTTTAATGCACCTCAAGGTATTGCAATAGATGCTGGTGGGAATGTTTATATAGTTGATACAGGAAATAATGCAATTTATGTAGCAAATTTTGATAAAAAAGAAGTGCGACTTTTGGCTGGTCAGCCAGGAATGGCAGGAAAGGCTGATGGTCAGGGCAGAGCAGCCCTTTTTAGCCGTCCAACAGCTATTAGCGTTCAAGCCAGCAATACTAGTTTTTTTGGTTCTCAGCAACCTGTTTTATTAGTTGCAGATACAGGTAATGGACGAATTAGGTCGGTTTCTTTAGATGGTAAAGTAAGAACTGTTGGGCCAATTGCACAAACGGCTACACAAGACATTGAACCATTAGTAGACAATGAATTTGAATTTAATGAGCCTACTTCAATAAGTGTTGATGGAGTTGGGAATATTTATGTAGTTGATAAATCTGGAGCAAAATTAATTACTGATAATCCAAATCAACGGCAAATGATTTCACTTGCTCAACCTGGAGTAAGTTTTGGTCAAGCTGCTAGTGTAGTGGTTCAAGGAACGCAAACTTTTGTATTAGACTCAAATGCTAGAAATGATTCAGAAGCAGTAAAAGTTATTACTATTGGCGCACCTCAAATTATTAATATGACACAAGATAGTGACCGTTTAGGAGGTGGAACGGAAATCATAGTTACAGGTAAAAATTTTGCTCCAGAAAGCGATGTGATTTTAGGTGACAAAGTTGTTAACGCAATAATAGAAAGTTCAACTAGGCTACGTTTTACAGTTCCTAATCAAGATGCTCCTGGTATTAGGACGCTTTCAATTCGTACTCGCGGGGGAGTAATTCAAAGACCATTTAGAGTTTTTTCTGATCCATTTGATGGCTTGCCAAATGGCAATATTACTACTTTTGCTGGTGGTATTCCATTTTTAGGTGATGGAGGCAATGCTTTAGAAGCTAGCTTAAATCGTCCTGAAGGCATAGTAATTGATGGAATGGGCAATACTTTAGTTATTGATTCGTCTAATCATCGGATTCGCTCTATAGATAGTGCTGGGGTAATAACTACAATTGCTGGTAATGGTGTTAGAGGTTTTAGCGGTGATGGAGGTTCAGCTTTAGCTGCTAGCTTAAATTTACCTAAGAGTATTGCTGTTGATTCATCAGGAAATATTTTTGTTGCTGATTTTGGTAATAGTCGAATTCGGAGAGTAGATGCTATTACTGGGGTAATTACTACGGTTGCTGGTAATGGAACAAATGGTTTTAGTGGAGATAATGGTTTAGCTACAGCAGCATCTCTTAGGTTTCCTCAAGGTATAGCAATTGATAGTTTAGGCAACATATTAATTGCTGACACAGGCAATAACAGAGTCCGAAGGGTTGATGCACAAACAGGGATGATTTCAACAATTGCTGGCACTGGAAGCACAACTGTTACAGGGGATGGAGGATTGGCTAGCAGTGCTGCGATTGGAGCAGTAGAAGTTATAGCAGTAGATGCCGCTAATAACATTTTTATTCTTGGATCAGCTATTAACCGGATTCGTCGAATTGATGCCACTAGTAGAAATATTAATACAGTTGTAGGTACTGGAATAAAAGGTTTTAGTGGTGATGGTGGGCCTGCTACCAATGCTCAAATAAGTTCTGCGGAAGATTTTACTGTAGATATTTTTGGAAATATCTTTATTGCTGATAGTGGTAATAGTCGGATTCGCCGAGTAGATGCCAGAACAGGTGTAATAACTACGGTTGCTGGTAGTGGACTATTTGCTTTTGGTGGTGATGGAGGTTCAGCCACTAATGCTACCTTAAATATTCCTAAAGCTATTGCTGTTAATGGTTTAGGTGCTTTATTTATTGCAGACACAGGAAATAACCGAGTCCGTCAAGTTTCTAATGGAGGAATAATTTCAACAATTGCTGGTAATGGTACTAGTAGTTTTACACCAAGAGGTGCTATTTCTGATACACGTTTTGATTATCCTGAAGCAATGACAATAGACAGCAATGGAGTTATTTATGTTGCTGATACCTTTAATAACCGAATTGTTTTGCTAGATATAAACCGAGGTGTTGCTGATACGCTTGCTGGAGATGATGATATAGATCCTAATGAGGAAGATGATGATTTTGGCAATGAATTTGATGAAGATGATGGTGATAATGATGATGATGATTCAGGGGATGACGATGGCGATGATGATGGTGATGATGGCGACGATGATGGCGATGATGATGGCGATGATGATGGCGATGATGATGGCGATGATGGTGGCGTGAGATGA
- a CDS encoding DUF4345 family protein yields MIKNNLARQIVLVLAALVFILVAIAALVIPHKMASQMGYTLVNINGLNEFRAIYVGVWFATAILLIVAAKNIKIPLLSDLGAI; encoded by the coding sequence ATGATTAAAAATAACTTAGCTCGACAAATTGTTTTAGTTTTGGCTGCGCTTGTTTTTATTCTTGTTGCAATAGCAGCACTTGTTATACCTCATAAAATGGCAAGCCAAATGGGTTACACTCTAGTCAATATCAATGGATTAAATGAATTTCGTGCTATTTATGTTGGAGTTTGGTTTGCTACAGCAATTTTACTAATTGTAGCAGCTAAAAATATTAAAATCCCTCTTTTATCAGACCTTGGAGCAATCTGA
- a CDS encoding NAD(+) synthase, with the protein MSSYGFVRVGCATPKMKVADVKYNLAEMLRMCEKAAEEKVQMLVFPELAITGYTCGDLFFQRELLKAAREALLEMALATKELSMLIAVGLPISTDNQLFNCAAVLHKGKVLGVVPKVRIPGYKEFYEPRWFASARRVINPELYLAGEKIPFGADLLFKASNNPSFVVGIEICEDLWMPIPPSSHMVLNGATVIGNLSASNEIVGKAEYRKPLVVQQSGRGICAYIYTSCGAHESTTDVVFGGHCMIAENGSMLAESQLFRRDSYLTIADIDLERLVREREMTNSFGETIPDELEAFRAIYFDSEPLDFTKTELKRHVDSHPFVPGDDAQRDHRCQVIFNIQVAGLAKRLEHLQHNFGLKQAVIGISGGLDSTLALLVMIGAFDLLGISRKQILAVTMPGFGTTGRTKSNAIRLCESLEVSLREISIVDSVTQHFKDIGHDPSIHNLTYENAQARMRTLILMDLGFVIGTGDLSELALGWCTYNGDHMSMYGVNGGIPKTLVRHLVKWVADSKMDKPTQAILHDILDTPISPELLPPDASDKIVQKTEEIIGPYELIDFFIFHTLRNGYPASKIQFLAKIAFGEKYKSEDLLKWLESFYQRFFGQQFKRSCLPDGPKVGSVSLSPRGDWRMPSDAVPSVWLEALKVIQKE; encoded by the coding sequence ATGTCTAGTTATGGTTTTGTTCGTGTTGGATGTGCTACGCCAAAAATGAAGGTTGCAGATGTAAAGTACAATTTAGCGGAAATGTTAAGGATGTGCGAAAAAGCAGCAGAAGAAAAAGTGCAAATGTTGGTTTTTCCAGAACTAGCAATTACAGGTTATACTTGCGGGGATTTATTTTTCCAGCGAGAACTCTTAAAAGCAGCTAGAGAAGCTTTGTTAGAAATGGCTTTGGCTACTAAAGAGCTATCAATGTTAATTGCAGTAGGCTTGCCAATTTCAACCGATAACCAGCTTTTTAATTGTGCTGCTGTGTTACACAAAGGAAAAGTCTTAGGTGTAGTCCCTAAAGTACGTATTCCTGGCTACAAAGAATTTTATGAGCCACGCTGGTTTGCATCTGCTAGACGTGTAATTAATCCAGAACTTTACCTGGCAGGGGAAAAAATTCCTTTTGGCGCAGATTTATTATTTAAGGCTAGCAATAACCCTAGTTTTGTAGTTGGTATTGAAATTTGTGAAGACCTTTGGATGCCTATCCCGCCTTCGTCGCATATGGTCTTAAACGGTGCTACAGTAATTGGGAATCTTTCGGCTAGTAATGAAATTGTAGGAAAAGCCGAATATCGCAAGCCTTTAGTTGTACAACAATCTGGACGTGGAATTTGTGCTTATATTTACACTAGTTGCGGAGCGCATGAGTCAACAACAGATGTGGTTTTTGGAGGGCATTGTATGATTGCAGAAAATGGTTCAATGCTTGCCGAGTCGCAGCTTTTCCGGCGCGATAGCTATTTAACAATTGCTGATATAGATTTGGAACGACTGGTTAGAGAAAGAGAAATGACTAATAGCTTTGGGGAAACTATTCCTGATGAATTAGAAGCTTTTCGAGCAATTTATTTTGATAGTGAGCCGCTAGATTTTACAAAAACTGAACTTAAGCGACACGTTGACTCACATCCTTTTGTGCCAGGCGATGATGCACAAAGAGATCATCGCTGTCAGGTAATTTTTAATATTCAAGTAGCAGGTTTAGCCAAACGCCTGGAACATTTACAACATAATTTTGGCTTAAAGCAAGCTGTAATTGGCATTAGCGGCGGCTTAGACTCTACTTTAGCTTTACTTGTAATGATAGGTGCTTTTGACTTACTTGGTATTTCACGAAAACAAATTTTAGCGGTGACAATGCCTGGCTTTGGAACTACTGGCCGCACAAAGTCAAATGCTATTCGACTTTGTGAATCGCTAGAAGTTAGTCTAAGAGAAATTTCTATTGTTGATAGTGTAACACAACATTTTAAGGATATTGGACATGATCCAAGCATTCATAATCTTACCTATGAAAATGCTCAAGCACGAATGCGAACTTTAATTTTAATGGATTTAGGATTTGTAATTGGTACAGGTGATTTATCAGAGCTTGCATTAGGTTGGTGTACTTATAATGGGGATCATATGAGTATGTATGGAGTTAATGGAGGTATTCCTAAAACTCTAGTTCGCCACTTAGTAAAATGGGTAGCTGATAGCAAAATGGATAAGCCGACACAAGCAATTTTACATGATATTTTAGACACACCAATTAGCCCTGAACTACTGCCACCAGATGCTAGTGATAAAATTGTGCAAAAAACAGAAGAAATCATAGGCCCTTATGAATTAATAGACTTTTTTATTTTTCACACTTTAAGAAATGGCTATCCAGCCAGCAAAATACAATTTTTAGCTAAAATTGCTTTTGGAGAAAAATATAAATCAGAAGATTTATTAAAATGGCTAGAAAGCTTTTACCAACGCTTTTTTGGACAACAATTTAAGCGTAGTTGCTTACCTGACGGGCCCAAAGTTGGTTCGGTTAGCCTTTCACCGCGTGGAGATTGGCGAATGCCAAGCGACGCGGTGCCAAGCGTTTGGCTAGAAGCATTGAAGGTAATACAAAAAGAATAA
- a CDS encoding class I SAM-dependent methyltransferase, with translation MHKAKQEAVKQWTNDPCGMLAAKGLSVGTSEFYKQIDYNRYQEYAPWMKQAIEFEKFSGKSVLEIGFGMGTDLFSFASAGAKVYGVDLSPQHLEIARSRFALYNLPANLQLADTESLPFEDNTFDVVYSFGVIHHTPDTEKAVGEIYRVLKPGGQAILAVYHKTSVFHLCVIAGYLLHRRFLKESYQDTLSRIEYRENSDARPLVKLYSRKDFQNLLKQFSQTQIECFHLDKTHFSFLQTLVPDSLIKKWENKYGWYLLAKSWK, from the coding sequence ATGCACAAAGCAAAACAAGAAGCAGTAAAACAATGGACAAATGACCCTTGTGGAATGTTAGCCGCTAAAGGCTTAAGTGTTGGAACTAGCGAATTTTATAAGCAAATAGATTATAACCGCTATCAAGAATATGCTCCATGGATGAAACAAGCTATTGAGTTTGAAAAATTTAGCGGCAAAAGTGTTTTAGAAATAGGTTTTGGTATGGGAACAGACCTTTTTAGCTTTGCCTCTGCTGGAGCAAAAGTTTATGGGGTTGACCTTTCTCCTCAACATTTAGAAATTGCTCGTAGCCGCTTTGCTCTCTATAATTTACCAGCAAATTTACAGCTTGCCGATACTGAATCTTTACCCTTTGAGGATAATACTTTTGATGTAGTTTATTCATTTGGCGTTATTCACCATACACCAGATACAGAAAAAGCCGTAGGTGAAATTTACCGCGTACTTAAACCTGGTGGACAAGCTATTTTAGCTGTTTATCATAAAACTTCTGTTTTTCATCTTTGTGTAATTGCTGGCTATTTGCTTCATAGAAGATTTTTAAAAGAATCTTACCAAGATACGCTTTCTCGTATTGAATACCGAGAAAATAGCGATGCTCGACCTTTAGTAAAACTTTATTCGCGCAAAGATTTTCAAAATTTGCTAAAACAATTTTCCCAAACACAAATAGAGTGTTTTCATTTAGATAAAACTCATTTTAGCTTTTTACAAACCCTTGTTCCTGATAGCTTGATCAAAAAATGGGAAAATAAATACGGTTGGTATTTATTAGCTAAAAGCTGGAAATAA
- a CDS encoding nitrous oxide-stimulated promoter family protein has translation MFLLEGRLERENKTVKAMIEIYCKEKHQSNIASCSECKQIYDYASYRIIRCPHKDKKPSCAKCEIHCFSNVMKEKIKQVMKFSGPRMLIYHPLLSLFHYFDSLRSGSLKKNSLGIFWD, from the coding sequence ATGTTTTTACTAGAAGGACGGCTAGAAAGGGAAAATAAAACCGTTAAAGCAATGATTGAAATATATTGCAAAGAAAAACATCAAAGTAATATTGCTTCCTGTTCTGAATGTAAACAAATTTATGATTATGCGTCTTATCGCATTATACGTTGCCCACATAAAGATAAAAAACCTTCTTGTGCTAAATGTGAGATTCATTGTTTTAGTAATGTTATGAAAGAAAAAATTAAGCAGGTAATGAAGTTTTCCGGGCCAAGAATGCTAATCTATCATCCATTACTTTCATTATTTCACTATTTTGATAGTTTAAGATCAGGTTCACTTAAAAAAAATAGTTTGGGGATTTTTTGGGATTAA
- a CDS encoding BACON domain-containing protein produces the protein MTVAGQTFTVNQAGAPGCTFTLNPTSASFATRGGSGSITVTASSSTCARTATSNAAFITITSGASGTGNGIVAYRVAVNNGAARTGTITVGDQTFTINQAGTGGGGTPNCTFTINPTNASFTSTGGTGNITVTASDPSCARTATSNAAFITVTSGASGTGSGTVSYTVATNSSTSSRTGTITVAGQTFTVTQAGTGGGGACTFTINPTSASLTSRGGSGSITVTASSSTCARTAVSNAAFITITSGANGTGSGIVTYSVSPNIASQRTGTITVGGQTFTITQAGRF, from the coding sequence ATTACTGTTGCTGGTCAAACCTTTACTGTTAATCAAGCTGGTGCGCCTGGTTGTACATTTACCTTAAATCCAACAAGTGCTTCATTTGCAACAAGAGGCGGTTCTGGAAGTATAACAGTAACAGCATCTAGTTCAACTTGTGCTAGAACTGCTACTAGCAATGCTGCATTTATTACAATCACTTCTGGTGCTAGTGGTACTGGCAATGGTATTGTAGCTTACAGAGTTGCTGTTAATAATGGTGCGGCAAGAACAGGAACAATTACTGTTGGAGACCAAACCTTTACGATTAACCAAGCTGGTACTGGTGGCGGTGGTACTCCTAATTGTACATTTACAATAAATCCAACAAATGCTTCATTTACTTCAACAGGTGGAACAGGAAATATTACAGTAACAGCATCTGACCCATCTTGTGCTAGAACTGCTACTAGCAATGCTGCATTTATTACTGTTACTTCTGGTGCTAGTGGTACTGGCAGCGGTACAGTTAGTTACACTGTTGCAACCAACAGTTCTACTTCATCCAGAACTGGAACCATTACTGTTGCTGGTCAAACCTTTACTGTCACCCAAGCTGGAACTGGTGGCGGTGGTGCTTGTACATTTACAATAAATCCAACAAGTGCTTCACTTACATCAAGAGGTGGTTCTGGAAGCATAACAGTAACAGCATCTAGCTCAACTTGTGCTAGAACTGCTGTAAGTAATGCTGCATTTATTACTATTACTTCTGGTGCTAATGGTACTGGTAGCGGTATAGTAACTTACTCAGTTTCTCCTAATATTGCATCCCAAAGAACAGGGACTATAACTGTTGGTGGACAAACCTTTACTATTACTCAAGCTGGCAGATTTTAG
- a CDS encoding zf-HC2 domain-containing protein, translating to MNCDQVLPLIYDLVDADISASDKLLLEKHLASCEACQETLKSIESAEKFYKEEVLLTPASDLSDRISNQVWLQKNVVSLEDKLSPRPTKSIIYYLSAIAASFAITFYLLGSLLVSQAISKIDFLAFFTDKNLTPNFSTLGELNETNLGILNLLAKTNSLFSNSSTVKALVTIFILASLQFTLNYLLTQNKPKQDKSL from the coding sequence ATGAACTGTGATCAAGTGCTACCTCTAATTTATGATTTAGTAGATGCTGATATATCAGCAAGTGATAAGCTATTGCTTGAAAAGCACTTAGCTAGCTGTGAAGCTTGCCAGGAGACATTAAAATCTATTGAATCAGCAGAAAAGTTTTATAAAGAAGAAGTTTTGCTCACTCCTGCATCAGACCTTTCTGACAGAATAAGCAACCAAGTTTGGTTACAAAAAAATGTAGTTTCACTAGAAGATAAACTTTCTCCTCGTCCAACTAAAAGTATTATTTATTACTTAAGTGCAATAGCAGCTAGTTTTGCAATTACTTTTTACTTACTAGGATCTTTACTAGTATCTCAAGCCATTAGCAAAATAGATTTTCTTGCTTTTTTTACTGATAAAAACTTAACTCCTAATTTTTCTACTTTAGGTGAATTAAATGAAACCAACTTAGGAATATTAAATTTACTAGCAAAAACTAATAGTCTATTTAGCAACTCAAGCACTGTAAAAGCTTTAGTTACAATCTTTATATTAGCTAGCTTACAGTTTACGTTAAATTACTTATTAACTCAAAATAAACCTAAACAGGATAAAAGTTTATGA